Genomic DNA from uncultured Methanospirillum sp.:
ACCCCGACGACTGGAATCATTCCGTTCAACGTCTCGTTCCTGTATACATCTCCGGATAATCCGAATGGATTGAAGTTTAACTGGAGCTTTGATGATGGCTCTGTTAATGCAACGAACAGTAGTCCGACGCATACCTACTGGATTGCAGGATCACATGATGTGGCACTGACAGTCCAGGGGGCTACCGATAATAATACCAAGGTCAGGCCGGATTATATCAATGCACGACAGGTTCCTGTCTGGTTCATGGGTAATGTAACCTCAGGTTCTGCTCCACTATCAGTCAGTTTTAATGGAAGTACAAACGACCTCATGGGGTCATGGGTTTATTACTTTGGTGACGGCGGTGTCGGGTATGAGCAGAATATGACTCACAAATACGATGCACCCGGTGTTTACACAGTACGGGCACAGGCAATGATAGGCAATGCACGTAACAGTGCGGTGAGGAACCAGTATATCACAGTTTGGTAAATCCTCTGTCTTTTTTTTGTAAAGCACTTGTAATCGCAAACGCATTTTTTTCCAAATAATCAGTTATTTGCGGCATCTTTATCTATTTTAATCGTAATATAAAAATAAATCAGATAACCAAGGTTATCGTTGGGGGTATTCGATGTTGTATGGAGTTAGTAGAGTAGTTTTGGTAATGAGCGTTCTTCTCCTCTTTTCAGGACTTTTTGGATTGTGTATTGCTGACAATTCAAGCGTCGGGGCAGCAAATATTGAGATGGCCCCGATTAATCCTGATTATCTGGCATACAAAGAGTTGGTTACTGCTAATTCTGTGGAAGAAAACCAAACCTATCAGACAGGTTTTGTGCCACCTGAATGTCGGATATCTGATCCTACAGATAACATGGAGGTTCGGGCATCAGCTATCCAGTATCCTTCATCATATGATCTGAGATCACAGGGCCGGGTGACATCAGTAAAAAATCAAAATCCCTGGGGAACCTGCTGGGCTTTTGCAGCAATGTCTTCTCTTGAATCAAACCTAATGGCAAATGAAAACCTGAACTTCTCAGAGAAGAACATGGTGAACCGGAATTTAAAAGGTTCTACTCCTGATTCGGGTGGAAATTTTCGCAATTCAGGTGGGTATTTAGTTGCCCAGCTAGGTCCTGTATCCGAGCAGAATGATCCATATCCAAGTGGTAGCTGGAATTATACCTCTCCTTCAGGCCCGGTTGAGAAGAATGTTTATCAGATAAACTGGCTTCCTGACCGGAATTCATCAACTGATCTGTCAGCCATAAAGGATTCAGTAATCAACTACGGCGCATTATCAACGACTTATTCTCAAAATTCTGAGTGGAATTCTACCTTTAATAGTTATTACTACCCCACATTATACCTCTCAAATCATGCGGTTACCATTGTAGGGTGGGATGACAACTTCAGCAGGAGTAACTTCACGTCACCACCACCTGGTGACGGGGCACTTCTGATCAAGAATAGTTGGGGTCCGAGTTGGGCTGATCATGGGTACGGATGGATATCGTACTATGATGCGAACATCGGGAAGTATAACGTGATGTTTTTTGGCTCTAATACTTCCCGGTATAATGAGATCTATCAGCATGATCTTGCCGGACCCACGTCGTCTTTCACTCTTGGTAATTCAACATCAAGTTGGGGAGCATCCTGTTACAATGTGACTAAAACAGGATTTCTGAACGCGATTGGGTTTTACACTACAGACAATCCAACATCTTATGAAGTAAAAGTTTATACAAACCTGACAACAACTCCTAGTAGCGGAGTACTAAAATTTACCAGTAATGGAACGTATGATTGTGCCGGGTATCATGTTATCAATCTGACAACTCCGGTGAGACTGACGAAAGATGATAGGTTTTCTATTGTAACTCATCAGGTAAATACTGATTATATATATTCGCTTCCTATTCAGTACCTTCCAAATACCAGGGGCTATAATCCTGCAATATCTGATGGAGATGGGTATTATAGCTCAAATGGGGCGACCTGGGTTGATTCTAAGTTGTTAAACGATGATAATAGTACCACCTGCATTAAGGGATATGTCTCGTATTCAGCCCCAAGCCCTGTGATTACTGATTTCACCCCGAAAACCGGCAACAACTCATCAACATCTTTTACAATGAATGTTACTGGTAGTAACATTCAGGAGGGAGCGGCATTAAAACTTGTAAATACAGTATCTGGTCAGTCCATTTTTAATTACACACCGACCATTGTTGACAGTGAGGGTAGTAATCTTGGGACAACGTTCAATCTCTCGGGATCTGTTGCTGGTACCTACCTTGTGAACCTCACAAATCCTGATGGCGGAAGTGTTGTAGCTGCATCACAGTTTATTCTTACATCAGGTCAGGGTGATATCTTCACGATTGTTGCATCTGCCGGGACAGGGGGTTCTATCTCTCCCTCCGGAACTGTGCAGGTCGCAAAAGGGAGTAATCAGGCATTTTCAATCTCCCCGAATGCCGGGTATTCGATAAAAGATGTTCTCATTGATAACTCGAGTGCAGGTGCTGTCAGTTCGTATACATTCCCAAATGTGACTGCAAACCATACCATCTATGCCCAGTTTAATTCAACCGGTGGGTTGACTCATAACATCACTGCAACTGCAGGGCCAGGAGGTTTAATCAGCCCGTCCGGCGTGGTTGCCGTTAATCACGGGACAGATCAGACGTTTAACATCACCTCTAATCTTGGGATGGTTGTGAACACGGTGCTGGTTGATAACGTGAGCCAGGGAGCAATCAGATCATATATCTTCCCGAATGTCACCGACGATCACACGATTGCGGCCAGCTTCAAGGTGCTGTATCCACAACGATGGTATATCGATGCGACAGCCGGGGTCGGGGGGACAATTGAGCCATCCGGATTGGTCTCAGTATTTGATCAGTACAACAAGAGTTTCACGATTGCTGCACTCCAGGATTATTCAATCTCTGATGTTATCATTAATGATTCGGTTAATCTTGGAGCACAAGCCTCTCCGTTTGTGTACAACTTTACGAAGGTTGGGTCTAACCAGTCTATCCATGCACAGTTTGCACAGGTCCCTGATTCGTATCTTATAAACTCTTCATCAAACCGGTGGAGCAAGATCATCCCATCAGGCAGCAACTCGTATCCTGCTAGCTCAAATCAGTCATTTGTTATGCAGGAAAGGCCAGGCTCTACCCTGACAAACGTATCTGTGGATGATATCCTTCATAATTACCCGGTGGGTAACTGGACGTTTACCAATCTTACAAAGGATTATTCAATCAGGGTGAATGGCACTCCGATCCCGGGACTGGTTCAGGTCTTCTTTGATGCTTCACCACGTCGTGGCCCGGCTCCCCTGACTGTTCAGTTCAGTGACCAGTCACTCGGTACCCCAACCTCATTCTTCTGGCAGTTCGGTGACGGCACAACAAATACTACTCAGTTCCCCTCACATACCTACAGCGATCCAGGTACATATGCGGTGACGTTGCGTGCAAATAATGATCAAAGCGGGGGATATGGGATGTGGAATAAGTTTATCACTGTCACCAATGGTGTTGAACCTGAGCCAACGCCTACTCCTGTTCCTGGCCGGATAACGGCATCGTTTGATCTCTCTCTTCACAATGGGACTGCTCCGCTGGATGTACTGTTTACAGATACCAGTTCCGGAAATCCGATCTCATGGATCTGGGATTTCGGTGATGGAAAAACCTCTACGCTCCAGAATACCACTCATCGGTATACTACTGCGGGAGCATATTCAGTCACCCTGCTAGCACAGAACAGTGATTACAGTGGTTCGGTCACACTACCAAACGCAGTAATCGTGAATTAACCCCTATATCTCGTTTATTTTTTATTGAATCCGGTAAAAAAGCCATATCCTGGTTTAAATGTATGACTGAAAACCGGGTTTTTATATCCTGTTGCTATTCCTCTTTCGGGTCCTGAGTCATAGAAGAGTTCGTCTCACTTTTTTTGATGTCATCTAGGGCTGATATATGTCTGTATTTCGCAGTTGGTTTTCAATTTAAGAGATGAATTGTTGAAATATGTAGATCGCCATCTATGGTCCTGAATTGCCGGCTATTTTAAACCCGGATTCGCGATCCCAGGGTTTCATAGATCGTGGGGATATATACTGGTCAGGTACCCTGACTTTTGATATCGCGATCTCCAAAATACCTTAAAATTACTGGTATTTACCTCGAATTTTTACGCTGGGTAATTAAATACGAACATTAATAATAAATGAATGATAAAATCCCACCATACATGCATCCCTGATCTGAGTCTCTTTCCGGGACCAATCCGATGGGAATGGCTTGTTTCTGATGTGGGGTTGTCATATGAATAATGTTCAAACTGGTTTCATTCGGTGAAATGATGAAAAATTCTGGTAAGAAGAGAAGTGGGGGTCTTTTTCTTGCAAAGGTCCTCATAAGTATCGCGTGTGTGTCCTGTCTGGCGGGCGTCGTGCTGGGTGAAGATATTTATGCTCAGTTTGCTCCAGTTCCTGCTTTTGGACCAGCTCCGCTCAATGTTACGTTTGTTGATCAGTCCGAAGGTAATGCAACATTTTACCGGTGGGATCTGGATGGGAATGGAACGTGGGATTCTGATGCTTCAGATAACCCGAACCCGTCTCATACCTATACCACACCCGGTACCTATGGAGTCTGCATGACGGTCTGGAACGGGACCCTCGTTACGAGCAACAGTACCGGTGAAGTCCGCGTTACCGAGCCGGTG
This window encodes:
- a CDS encoding lectin like domain-containing protein; translation: MLYGVSRVVLVMSVLLLFSGLFGLCIADNSSVGAANIEMAPINPDYLAYKELVTANSVEENQTYQTGFVPPECRISDPTDNMEVRASAIQYPSSYDLRSQGRVTSVKNQNPWGTCWAFAAMSSLESNLMANENLNFSEKNMVNRNLKGSTPDSGGNFRNSGGYLVAQLGPVSEQNDPYPSGSWNYTSPSGPVEKNVYQINWLPDRNSSTDLSAIKDSVINYGALSTTYSQNSEWNSTFNSYYYPTLYLSNHAVTIVGWDDNFSRSNFTSPPPGDGALLIKNSWGPSWADHGYGWISYYDANIGKYNVMFFGSNTSRYNEIYQHDLAGPTSSFTLGNSTSSWGASCYNVTKTGFLNAIGFYTTDNPTSYEVKVYTNLTTTPSSGVLKFTSNGTYDCAGYHVINLTTPVRLTKDDRFSIVTHQVNTDYIYSLPIQYLPNTRGYNPAISDGDGYYSSNGATWVDSKLLNDDNSTTCIKGYVSYSAPSPVITDFTPKTGNNSSTSFTMNVTGSNIQEGAALKLVNTVSGQSIFNYTPTIVDSEGSNLGTTFNLSGSVAGTYLVNLTNPDGGSVVAASQFILTSGQGDIFTIVASAGTGGSISPSGTVQVAKGSNQAFSISPNAGYSIKDVLIDNSSAGAVSSYTFPNVTANHTIYAQFNSTGGLTHNITATAGPGGLISPSGVVAVNHGTDQTFNITSNLGMVVNTVLVDNVSQGAIRSYIFPNVTDDHTIAASFKVLYPQRWYIDATAGVGGTIEPSGLVSVFDQYNKSFTIAALQDYSISDVIINDSVNLGAQASPFVYNFTKVGSNQSIHAQFAQVPDSYLINSSSNRWSKIIPSGSNSYPASSNQSFVMQERPGSTLTNVSVDDILHNYPVGNWTFTNLTKDYSIRVNGTPIPGLVQVFFDASPRRGPAPLTVQFSDQSLGTPTSFFWQFGDGTTNTTQFPSHTYSDPGTYAVTLRANNDQSGGYGMWNKFITVTNGVEPEPTPTPVPGRITASFDLSLHNGTAPLDVLFTDTSSGNPISWIWDFGDGKTSTLQNTTHRYTTAGAYSVTLLAQNSDYSGSVTLPNAVIVN